A single window of Nicotiana sylvestris chromosome 3, ASM39365v2, whole genome shotgun sequence DNA harbors:
- the LOC104239530 gene encoding glyoxylate/succinic semialdehyde reductase 2, chloroplastic, with protein sequence MAKALMLKPNCSFEILSIALFNSPPISTPSAAMAMCSTFCPRVSTQLNCKPFSFPPANKPSSFFVSFKAFSSQTSASTPKADDTPASIGFLGLGIMGSPMAQNLIKAGRAVTVWNRTKSKCEPLISMGAKYKSSPEEVAASCDVTFAMLADPESAVDVACGKYGAAKGMGPGKGYVDVSTVDGETSKLICEHIRATGAHFLEAPVSGSKKPAEDGQLIFLTAGDNVLYETVAPLLDIMGKSRFYLGEVGNGAAMKLVVNMVMGSMMASFSEGLVLSEKVGLDPSVLVEVISQGAISAPMYAMKGPSMVKSLYPTAFPLKHQQKDLRLALGLAESVSQPTPIAAATNELYKVAKSHGLSDQDFSAVIEALKVKLQHQT encoded by the exons ATGGCCAAAGCATTGATGCTTAAACCCAATTGCAGTTTCGAAATCCTATCTATTGCGCTCTTCAATTCACCTCCAATTTCTACGCCATCTGCAGCCATGGCAATGTGCTCCACATTTTGTCCCCGGGTATCCACTCAGCTAAATTGTAAACCCTTCTCCTTTCCCCCAGCTAATAAACCCTCTAGCTTCTTTGTTTCATTCAAGGCTTTTTCTTCTCAAACTTCTGCTTCTACTCCCAAAG CTGATGATACTCCAGCAAGCATTGGCTTTCTAGGTCTTGGGATTATGGGCTCCCCCATGGCACAAAATCTCATAAAAGCAGG ACGTGCTGTGACAGTTTGGAATAGGACCAAGAGCAAATGTGAACCCCTTATCTCCATGGGTGCAAA ATACAAGTCCTCCCCTGAGGAAGTTGCAGCATCTTGTGATGTcacatttgctatgcttgcagaccCTGAGAGTGCA GTGGATGTTGCTTGTGGAAAATATGGAGCTGCAAAAGGAATGGGTCCAGGAAAAGG TTATGTAGATGTTTCCACAGTTGACGGTGAAACTTCTAAACTGATCTGTGAGCATATCAGAGCTACTGGAGCTCATTTTTTGGAG GCTCCAGTATCAGGGTCCAAGAAGCCAGCAGAAGATGGACAGCTAATATTTCTCACTGCAG GTGACAACGTGCTGTATGAAACAGTTGCTCCACTGTTGGATATCATGGGGAAG TCAAGATTTTACCTCGGTGAAGTTGGTAATGGAGCTGCAATGAAACTTGTCGTCAATATGGTTATGGGAAG taTGATGGCCTCCTTTTCTGAAGGATTAGTACTTAGCGAGAAAGTTGGACTTGATCCAAGTGTATTAGTAGAG GTGATCTCGCAGGGTGCTATTAGTGCTCCAATGTACGCCATGAAAGGTCCTTCAATGGTTAAATCTTTGTATCCAACAGCGTTTCCTCTGAAGCATCAGCAAAAG GACCTTCGTCTAGCTCTGGGTTTGGCTGAATCTGTTTCACAACCCACTCCAATTGCTGCTGCAACTAATGAGCTTTACAAGGTTGCAAAATCTCATGGTCTAAGCGACCAGGACTTCTCTGCAGTAATTGAAGCATTGAAAGTGAAATTGCAACACCAAACTTAA